DNA from Castor canadensis chromosome 3, mCasCan1.hap1v2, whole genome shotgun sequence:
TCAGCTCTCCTCACTTCTTCTTGATATAAATATGTGTCCTTACCTTTTCCTCGGTAAACATGGTACATAATTCTTGGATCAAGTCTTTAGGAACTTGGTGTGGTTGGTGAAGATGGCTGTGTCTGGCCTGCTCGTGTTGTTGGTCATTTTGTAGCTCTTGTTTAGGGCCACAGCTTAAACAGTAGTAGTGCAGAGCCAATACTGCTTCTCTTCAATGGCTACTATGGTAGCAGTGAATGTTTTACTCtccaaagtattttcttttatactATCTTGTTTTCAGCTTTCACAGAAATGCTAGGATTAGAACAAGTACTAAATTACACTTAGGCCTAGTGACGTTACATAATTTGCTCAAGTCTGTATAGATGAATGCAACTTGAGCTTGCTTATCCTTATGGTTTCTGTTTGACTAAAATACTATATTCTGTTGATTGAAATGCATAGTTCTTCTGCTGTTTCATTTCTAACTTAACACTTTAAGGTTTGCTGTTTCCTAGGGAAACTATGTTTaagaaggcaaaaacaaaagctaaaaagaaGACACGTAAACGTTCTGATGGCTCTGGAGGTTATAATCTTTCAGGTATTATTCAGAGTCCCCCATCTACAGGTTAGTGGAAGGTGTTTTAGCATGTATTTCCAGTTCTAATCTTTGATGTTTCTATTCATTATCAAATTCATTTAACATTAATGTTAAATTTACTTAACAttattaaatactattttatgCTGTCTGCTGGAACTACTAAAATGGAAAGTTGTTTGTATAAAGGCTATGGAAAATGGCAGTGTTTTGTGATAAGTCTCTGGTTGAAGTTTTCTCTGGCAGCACAAAAGAGGTCCCTCAACTAGTCTGAGATCAAAGATCTCTTCGTAGAGGAAAGTGAAACTCAGAGTGGATCTTGAACAATAAAAAGAAGTTAGCCAAGAAAAGGAGGCAGGTAGACATTACTAAGCAAAGGGGTGGCGTGTTCTCAAGCCAGAGGCAGTAAAATACACTGAACATCCCTGATGCACATAATATAGCACGGCTCACTGCAGAGGATGTGTGCAGGTGAAGATAGGCTGAGTACAGTCAAATTATGGAAGATCAAAGGAATTTGGATCGTATTCTAAAGTCTATGGATGACTGTTGATTAGTTTTTAAAACAGGTTATAACTggataaaatttatgtttttagaaAGACTACTCTGTCCATTGGTATAAAGTGTTAGAAGTGGGCAAAATATGACAAAGATAATGTGATTATGTTGATTGAATTCAAGTATGTCAGTGCTCCaatcaaaatgtcatttattgGGTAAAGAGAGAATCTTGTAGTAGCATATACCATATTTTACATATAGGCATTATATGAGCCTGTTTGAATATAAAGCTCATATagtttttctcaaattctttaatttactaaaaagatgaaaaaaataccaTGAACACCTACATGTACACACACCTATGGACAGTCTGTATTATGTATTAATACAGACTTTCAAAAAAACCTGATCTGTTCAGAATAAATTGCAGAAATGATGTTTTCTCTCAATACTTCAATACAAATCTCCCAAGAATAGGAATGTTCTTCTGTACAACCACAATGCTGTTGTCATATTTAAGACAATTAACATAATTCATTAATATTACCTAGTATTCTGTATCCAGATTTCCCTAattattcaaaaatgtttttagagccttttttgttttaatctttaaCAATCTAATATTCTGTCAAgattagcactgcctttgcttaTTGTTTCTTAGCTAGAACAGTATCCTGCacacctttttgttttgtattgtagTTTTCAAAAATTTAGACTGGTTGTATTATAGATTATCCCAAATTCTGCATTTGTCTGGTCTATGTTAAACTATCTAAagttttcatagtttttttttttaggcaaaaCATAACATATGGTAATAAAATAGTGAGAGTACAGTATGGTTTTAGTTTTTGCAACTGGCAGGTGCATCTGTCCAGAGCAGTAAGAACACAGCCTGGAACAATTTCTATCAGAAATACTTTCATAGTCAGTCAGTTCCATACAGTTCTACATTGTTTTGTGTCCATGGGAAAAAATAGCTATTATACAAGGTAGAGAACGAATTTTATTCTGTCTCTTTAATTAGCTATTACAAATCAGATATTTATCATGTCTTATAAAGTTCAAGGGAATAATGTAAAGAACGACTGATTTAAATAACATAAAAGATACAAGAATAGATAATACACCTAAATTGATTTATGAAGTACTGAAGATAGAAGTCAGGAGAGCCAGTAAATTTGAAGGACATGTCTTAGGACAGTTCCAAATATAAAATTCTGTGATCTCATATTCCCCGTACTGAAAGAGTTACTTCTAGCCCTTAAGAGAAGATTAATGGGCAGAAGCATAAATGGATAGATGGTGATGAAACTAGTGATTTTCTAGTTACTTAAATCATTTATGGAAAAAgcaggtatttgatttgttttagaTAAAGTTATTATTACTAAATGTGATAGAATTTCAGAGCAGAGATAGACAAtagtaaagaaataatttatgtCTTTAGATACAAAGAAACAATATCAGAAAATTTAAGTGATTTAAGGCAGTGACAAAAAGAAATTGGATTTACTCTTGATTCGAGTTCCATGTTCTTCCTGGTATATCATACATTCTGTGGTTAAAGCAGATCATTAACTGGGGACAAGGAGACCtagttttggaaaataaaaaagaaaactgagtatgaggcaaatttgactaaagtCAGTGTGTGAAAGCTTAACATGCTTAACATACGTGTTGATCCTTAAAATTACACACATGATTCTATGAAAGTGTTTTTGACCAAAAATAATGGTTGGCTCTGATTCCATGTGATTCTGAATCCATGTGATTCTCTTAAATTTACTCTGATTGGCTTTTGAAAGCATTTCACTCATTAAATGTAATCTCTTAGATGAAAATTTgccaaaattattgaaataatagCTTGGAAAAGGTTTGAATGTTATTATCAAACTGTAACTTAGTAATAATAGCAGAAGAATCATATAGCATGTCATAGTGGTTTACTTAAAGGGAATAACACTTGTTTGAAGGTACAagagatgttttatttatttttaaatcaattgtaCAACTTTTACAACTCAAATATAAAGTTTGACGCTTCATCTACATTGCAAGaaatttgaaatgaatgaaaatgaccaTCTGAAATTAAGCAAATGTTTACTTTATGGTCTATATGTAAAATGACTACTGTGCTAATGACCTTGGAACCAGATGTGACCTAGGCAGGCATTTAGGCTGCCTAAGtaacagaagaaaatgacataCACATATAACAACTCTTTTACTTCACATGGCAAGCTAATTAAAAATATCTTACTTGGCAGAattttacagaaagaaaacaaaacaaaccatcaaCTCTCAAACAGGCTACCATTGGCTTCTGTAGGACTCTATCTAGGCCAACGTGCTGGCTAAATAAGAGGCGCTAAGGACACACATTGTTTCCTGTAACACAAAATGGAGCCAGTGCACTTTTGTATGAGGTTATAGATTTCTACAGAGGGAgacaaatgagaaaaggaaaggaaaagaacagaatttattatttttcttcttcctttttatcttttatgggggaaaaaatataatcatttaCAAAGCAAATCCCCAAAAAACTGTGTTCCTTAGGTTCAATGAATAATTGCTTTATACTCTGTTTTTCGCTTAAACTACTATCTCTTCACTTAGCTTGATTGTAAGATTTTGGTATAGTGAATATACTTTAAGTATTATTAAATCTGGATAAATGGAAGTtgctttttgctttctatttggtTTCACTGACTGTAATGCATGTATATTTAATGCTTACATgtttaaagtttccttttttaaatttcactttttagATTTGTTAAAGTCTGGTAAAGCCAATTCTGTGGAATCTCTTCCAGAATTATTTACATCAGACTCTGAAGGAAGCTATGTAGGAGTGGGTAGTCCTAGAGAGTTACAGTCCCCTGACTTCACAACAGGATTTCTTCTAGATAAGATTGAGGTTTGTTTTAAAAAGCACTGTTTCCTTACCTTTAGTTTTCAGATTAGTAGGCAGTTTACCCTTTACATTATATTTTGAAACAGTCTCTTATTGGTTTATGAGGACATAAACTAATATATACAGCGttacttttttcaaatttgtATAGTTTTTCTAGTTTTGGATCTTTTAATGGCACAGTTTTGAACCCTTTATAAATATTACTTCTAACCTTTCTAATCTTTAAAACTATGAAGACATATTGAGAAAAACATTTGTAGTTAAAttactgaaatatattttgagaaattCAGTTAATACCAGATAAAATTTGTCcaacaaaaatgattttgaaagtaaGCCAAATTTCAAATTCTGCGAAGGGTCTTTCTTTCATGATGTTAACTGGAGCAGAATGAGGTAGAACGATTGAGTTCTTCTAGTCTAGCACTATTAACTTTAAGCTGTACGATTACTATTGTGGTTAACTCTGAGAGGGGCATCCTTAACATCTCATTCCACAGTTGTTAATCTAAAAGATAGGAAATTCCACAGTGTTCTAGGCTCCATGGTGTTTTTACTGTAAAGAAGTTTGGGGGGCAATTGTTAATTCTCATAATGTTGGTCTGGAAGAAAATTGAGGCTTAAAGGAAGGTCGGAGGCATATTGTGAATGTTTTGCATTAATAGAATATGATCCTGACAGTGGAAATgccattttaataacatttttgacCCATTATAACAGAAATAGTTTTAGGGTCCCCTTTGAATTGTCAGAATTACTTGACTTTAATTTTATTCAGAATACTTTAATTATATTCGGTGAATTATAGGACATTTATACCAAACTTCCATTTTGTGGTCTATCTGAAGTcatgaatattaatttaaaaataactgcatCATATCTTACATGTACaactttcatttaaaacattttatttaatatttgtgtaaatataaatttaatatgcaAACGCATTTCCCATAATAatctctctccctcattctctGTACTTAAAGCAATAAACTATAGAAGAGCACGTATTGAAAATGCTAGGTGATTTTATCACCAtaggatttttaatatttattaagtatctaCTGTATATTAGTGACTAAAGTGTGCACCTACTATTACTGactctttaaatttgtttttccttcccacAGGGGAAAATTAATCATATATTAATGGTACACCTCCTACGTATTCTAGGGAAGATTTTAAACCACGGGAAAAATCACCAACACATAAAATATCTGCTCCACAGCCCATTCCCAGCAACAGAATTGATAATACAAGCTCTTCCAGTTGGGTTGCTGGCTCTTTAAGGTaggatttgcattttgttttgtatctcTCTTTCTAAGAAATTGCCATCTACTTTTagtcaaatgaaaaattttagtgAAGCACATTAAATATTAGTCTGATACACGGAAAATTatctatacatataaaaattGCTGATCAATTATGATAGGCATGTTCCCCCTGGGGCAAAATTAATGTTTGTATTAACACCAGTAAAtagtagcaaatattttatttttacttacatgTAAGTATATATTTAAGTCTATATATATGTGACTTACAGCAGCAATTTTTTTGTAGTTGATGCATTAGTTAAAACTCCCCCCTTGGTACAGGTGAGGATGGGAAAGGTAGATTAATGTTAGGTACTAGGCTATAGTTagtttgaagaaagacattctggtGTTCTTAATGTactgtttatttgaaaaataaaaagctagaaaGAAAGGTTTTTAGTGTTTTCCCTATAAAGAAGTGGTacaagccaggtgcctgtggctcacccttgtaatattacctacttggaaggctgagatggggaggattgaagttcaaggttagtccaggcagatagtttgtgagaccctgaaatAAGCAGAAGAGAATGGCTAGACATgcggctcaagctgtagagtgccagctttgcaagtgtgaagccctgagttcaaaccccagtcccaccaaaataaagtgATAGATATTTGAGGTTACAGGCTTGCTGCTAATTGACTTGTTAACTGACTTGTTATTGTCATTTGGACTGTTTATgtaattcatttgaaaaatgctgtcttttgcaGTTGGAACAAAGATTATGTTTCATAATCTAAAGGCTGTTCATAGGTTAGTCTCACTTTTGCTGTTCTAAGTAAAGAAATTGGAACATACATAATTTGTGGGAACACTTAGAAACTGTCTTTTAATTGCTAATGTTAGAATAGCTTATTAAACATGTTTAAAGAATACCTTGGTATAAAGCCAACCAATATAGGTTGGCTATCAATTTCAGTACAGTGTCTACTAACAGTGTTTAGCAATATGATCGGTATTTTCAGTATATACACAAACATTTCTACATTCACTCTGAAGTATTACCTAGCAGGAGTAGTGATTAGAAGTTcttattgaaagaaaatgaagtaaacagGTTGCCCTTTCATATGCaataatatgatttatttttaggtaTATCATAAATTTCATTTAGATAAACTATATCTAAAGATTGTAGGATTCTTTTCTTATGATGCAACTCCCTCTGGTGGGTATCCAATATTGTTCAGCACTCCTCAAATTTTCTGATAAATCTCTGGTTTTTGTTACTACTAGATAGTAgtaagttgtaaaaaaaaaatagaaaggaaagaattttcaACTTTTATTCATTCCAAAGAATAAGAATTTAATTAGAACTTTAGTGAGTTCTTTTGCCTAATTTAGGCAACCTAAGAATCTACTAttgtttgactttttatttatgttttagaatTCCAGATTTATACTTTATGAATTTAGATGCACTTAAGTTGaaattatgtatgcatatataatagcAGCTTTCACTTAAAATATCCTTTTTGATTGCTTCTTGTCCTTTTGGCTAAGATGAAGTATGAACTTGAAAATTTCCAATTCTAGAACATttaagattttggattttcaaattAGGAATGCTTGGTCTAGACATAGAGTTAGGTGGGTACCATTGTGAACTATTTCTGGCCAGTGAATTATTGCAGAAATTCATAGGTATACCAAATAGATTCTGTGCacataagaaaaaagagatgatGTGCAAAATatcctttttgtgttggctgCAGCTGACAAATCTAAAGTATACTTTCATCATAAATCTTACATATCATTTACCGTTTCAGTTAAGTTTGAGGTTGGGCTTGATAGATAAACTGAATGCttggtaaaattttttttatgtcttttagtCCTGTTAGTCCTCCTGTTGTGGATCTCAGAACCATCATGGAaacagaagaaagtagaaaaaaatgtggagctACACCAAAGTCAAATTTAGggttggttaaaaaaaatcaaaaaagaaaagatcatatGGTATTATATTTCTGCCATGAAGAATTGGAAAGATCTGTTGTATCTTTGCTGtcattttctgcattttaatgTAATAGCTCTAAACCTTTTTATAGGATACTTAatctttataatattatttttaaatatgtgctaAAGATTGAGTCGAGTTTGTAGATCAGTTCTTATTGAACACAGTATTACATGTTAGAAACTTACCTC
Protein-coding regions in this window:
- the LOC141410465 gene encoding inhibitor of Bruton tyrosine kinase-like isoform X3, producing MLLEFAAMYSAEQLKLSCLQFIGLNMAALLEARSLDVLSDDVLKDLSVFYRKMIPAMDRRVITPYQEGPDISHLEVEDGDVFLKEEINMEQSCLETMFKKAKTKAKKKTRKRSDGSGGYNLSGIIQSPPSTDLLKSGKANSVESLPELFTSDSEGSYVGVGSPRELQSPDFTTGFLLDKIEVCFKKHCFLTFSFQISRQFTLYIIF